A region of Chlamydia crocodili DNA encodes the following proteins:
- a CDS encoding Ulp1 family isopeptidase translates to MANFLLSPPNTQSGSIYTLYNPTPLLSKDQKSESIRRKTPITGPGSFDNASFLSKLARVILAAILIIITLGLILCFMSTQNLLDLNTHEICIDYLDYDYPPYFPYGYNPIYRTIPYSPEPIITFATWDNSQILNQFLRLSEHCTSLFVPTKTVIPTCFSIERRILEDMHMYDLNTQEPLDQPDPTQCRHNEISSYPHLQGRNCNNFRIFAYPMWHHPMANNEDEMMTRMWATIQAGYAGISHWTLVVVNLDRREVLFFDSLAHFVAGDKIDPALNSIATRLGNCHPDANGAHSPFNVKKAINTPIQQDGSSCGIWISIFLEKYLENPDYTFPPMGYTQTQNFVQNYLDTLRQEPDNSDT, encoded by the coding sequence ATGGCTAATTTCCTTCTTTCCCCGCCAAATACTCAATCGGGATCGATCTATACTCTATACAACCCTACCCCACTCCTTTCCAAAGATCAAAAATCTGAATCTATACGGAGAAAAACACCTATTACTGGTCCGGGATCATTTGATAATGCTTCATTTTTAAGCAAATTAGCCAGAGTCATCCTCGCAGCTATACTTATTATAATTACCCTAGGATTAATTCTGTGCTTCATGTCCACACAAAATCTCCTAGATCTCAACACCCATGAAATCTGTATAGATTATTTAGATTACGATTATCCTCCGTATTTCCCTTATGGATACAATCCGATATACCGAACCATACCTTATAGTCCAGAACCGATAATTACATTTGCAACTTGGGATAACTCACAAATTTTAAATCAATTCCTACGGTTATCCGAACATTGCACCAGTCTGTTTGTTCCAACGAAAACAGTAATTCCCACCTGTTTTTCTATAGAACGTCGTATTCTTGAAGACATGCATATGTATGATCTAAATACCCAGGAGCCCCTAGATCAACCCGATCCTACCCAATGTCGCCACAACGAAATAAGTAGCTATCCTCATCTACAAGGAAGAAATTGTAATAATTTCCGCATATTTGCCTACCCTATGTGGCACCATCCCATGGCAAACAATGAAGATGAAATGATGACAAGAATGTGGGCAACAATACAAGCAGGGTACGCAGGCATATCTCACTGGACATTAGTCGTTGTGAATCTAGATAGGAGAGAAGTTCTTTTCTTCGACAGTCTTGCTCATTTTGTAGCAGGGGATAAAATTGATCCTGCTTTAAATTCTATTGCAACTAGATTAGGGAATTGTCATCCCGATGCTAACGGAGCACATTCTCCATTTAATGTGAAAAAAGCTATCAATACCCCTATACAACAAGATGGTTCATCTTGTGGAATTTGGATATCCATCTTCCTTGAAAAATATTTAGAAAATCCTGATTATACGTTCCCTCCTATGGGATATACTCAAACGCAAAACTTTGTACAAAATTATCTGGATACTCTTCGTCAAGAACCCGATAACTCTGATACATAG
- a CDS encoding SDR family oxidoreductase, with protein MYNCSNLRRRLRYFLTLLILCSSTCAFATTEENHPCIILTGASGQLGSAITHYLHDQDYYLLLVGRQNSKLCALHEQNPNSSTLAIDYSLPGYLADYKKTLKDLNRPVHGLIISTPRPIWGGILQSPESWEATLQTTFVAQTALIQATLPYMSPQSSIVIIAGTTSVQLIPAYGLSCVIRRMWTTYTKALAHELGPKGIRVNVVSPGVVRTPFHEERIREKARANHSSYAEEYNKETESIPLRRFCETEELAKTIEFLLSSSSSFISGTNLILDGGYTTSIH; from the coding sequence ATGTATAATTGCAGCAATCTAAGAAGACGGTTACGTTATTTTTTAACCTTATTGATCCTTTGTTCCTCTACTTGTGCATTCGCAACAACAGAGGAGAACCATCCTTGTATTATACTTACAGGAGCTTCAGGTCAATTAGGATCAGCAATCACACATTATCTCCATGATCAAGATTACTACCTACTACTCGTAGGAAGACAAAATAGCAAGCTATGCGCCCTACATGAACAAAATCCCAACTCCTCAACTCTAGCTATAGACTACTCCCTTCCAGGATATCTTGCTGATTATAAAAAAACACTTAAAGACCTGAACCGTCCTGTCCACGGTCTCATTATTTCTACCCCGCGTCCTATTTGGGGAGGTATACTACAATCTCCAGAATCTTGGGAAGCTACATTGCAAACAACCTTTGTAGCACAAACAGCTTTAATTCAAGCTACCCTTCCCTATATGAGTCCACAAAGTTCTATTGTTATTATAGCAGGAACCACATCAGTACAGCTAATTCCCGCCTATGGTCTTTCCTGTGTTATTCGTCGTATGTGGACAACATATACTAAAGCATTGGCGCACGAATTGGGGCCGAAAGGAATTCGCGTAAACGTTGTCTCTCCAGGAGTCGTACGCACTCCATTCCATGAAGAAAGGATCCGAGAAAAGGCAAGGGCAAATCACTCTAGCTATGCAGAAGAATATAATAAAGAGACTGAATCCATACCTCTACGGCGTTTTTGTGAAACTGAAGAACTAGCAAAAACTATAGAATTTCTTCTATCATCATCCTCTTCCTTCATTTCAGGAACTAATTTAATTCTTGATGGAGGATACACAACTTCTATTCATTAG
- the bioB gene encoding biotin synthase BioB: protein MNECPEQWSLEAIKEVYDTPVFELIHRANAILRSNFPHSELQTCYLVSIKTGGCTEDCAYCAQSSRYQTNVKPEPMMKITEVMDRAKHAVDSGATRVCLGAAWREVKDNHQFDRTLEMIKGITNMGAEVCCALGMLTASQAEKLYEAGLYAYNHNLDSSEGFYKTIITTRKYEDRLKTLDVVEKSGISTCCGGIVGMGETADDRIGLLHTLACRERMPESVPVNVLWPIEGTPLQDQESISFWEILRTIATARIVFPHSMVRLAAGRAFLSVEQQTLCFIAGANSIFYGEKLLTVDNNDMNEDTEMLNLLGMRHRPAFSMKRGQPCQSATC from the coding sequence ATGAATGAATGCCCTGAACAATGGTCATTAGAAGCTATTAAAGAAGTATACGATACACCCGTTTTTGAATTAATTCATAGAGCGAATGCTATATTAAGAAGTAACTTTCCCCATTCAGAATTACAAACTTGTTATTTAGTTTCGATAAAAACTGGAGGTTGCACTGAGGATTGCGCCTATTGTGCACAATCTTCCCGTTACCAAACTAATGTTAAACCTGAACCCATGATGAAAATTACCGAGGTTATGGATCGAGCAAAACATGCTGTGGACTCTGGAGCCACACGTGTCTGCTTAGGAGCTGCTTGGAGAGAGGTAAAGGATAATCATCAATTTGATCGCACCTTAGAAATGATCAAAGGTATTACGAACATGGGTGCTGAAGTTTGTTGTGCTTTAGGAATGTTAACTGCCAGCCAAGCAGAAAAACTTTATGAAGCAGGTCTTTATGCTTATAATCATAATTTAGACTCTTCTGAAGGATTTTATAAGACTATTATTACGACAAGAAAATATGAAGATCGTTTGAAAACTTTAGATGTAGTTGAGAAATCCGGAATTAGCACGTGTTGTGGTGGGATTGTTGGTATGGGAGAAACTGCCGACGATCGCATTGGATTACTCCATACTCTAGCTTGTAGAGAGCGCATGCCAGAATCTGTGCCTGTAAACGTGCTCTGGCCTATAGAGGGGACTCCTCTTCAAGATCAAGAGTCGATATCCTTTTGGGAAATATTACGCACAATAGCTACAGCGCGCATTGTATTTCCTCATTCTATGGTACGCCTTGCTGCAGGACGTGCTTTCCTATCCGTAGAACAGCAAACACTATGTTTTATCGCTGGAGCGAATTCTATTTTCTATGGAGAGAAACTCCTAACCGTAGATAACAACGATATGAACGAAGATACCGAAATGCTGAATTTACTTGGAATGCGTCATCGTCCAGCATTCTCAATGAAAAGAGGGCAGCCATGCCAATCTGCGACCTGTTAA
- a CDS encoding aminotransferase class I/II-fold pyridoxal phosphate-dependent enzyme: MPICDLLTERLEKQKYRNTYRTLKTTSATIDFTSNDYLGFARSLELKQAFSNTLDHAYSLGSTGSRLLTGQSLLADHVEQYIAAYHHRESALIFNSGYTANLGLISALASQDDRVIHDVYIHASIHDGIRLSKAQSIPFRHNDIEHLEKRLSQPHCGQTFVCVESVYSLHGSVSPLKTICELCKKYSAHLIVDEAHSIGVFGDKGEGLVSTLGLQNDVAATVYTFGKALGIHGAAVVGSSLLKDYLINFSRPFIYTTALPPHAFTMIHLAYQYNENATISRENLQELIAHFRENARSMQLPILQDNANTPIQSLCIPGSTQVRNAANKLQNSGFDVRPIVSPTVKQKEELLRICLHAFNTKSEITEFLNKLYEIQESLCILS; this comes from the coding sequence ATGCCAATCTGCGACCTGTTAACAGAAAGATTAGAGAAACAAAAATATAGAAATACATATCGAACTTTAAAAACGACCTCAGCAACTATAGATTTCACATCTAATGACTATCTAGGCTTTGCTAGGTCTTTAGAATTGAAACAAGCATTCTCTAACACATTAGATCACGCCTATTCCCTAGGTTCTACAGGATCTCGTCTGCTTACAGGACAATCTCTTTTAGCAGATCATGTGGAACAATATATTGCTGCCTATCACCATAGAGAAAGCGCATTGATATTTAATTCTGGATACACAGCAAATTTGGGGCTAATTTCCGCATTAGCCTCTCAGGACGATCGTGTGATTCACGATGTATATATCCATGCTTCTATTCATGATGGAATTCGTCTTTCTAAAGCTCAAAGTATTCCCTTTCGTCACAATGATATTGAGCATTTAGAAAAACGTTTATCACAGCCCCATTGCGGACAAACGTTTGTCTGCGTAGAATCTGTATATTCTCTACACGGTTCTGTATCTCCCCTAAAAACTATCTGTGAATTGTGTAAGAAATATTCTGCCCATCTTATTGTTGATGAGGCACATTCTATAGGGGTCTTTGGAGATAAAGGGGAAGGACTTGTATCTACTCTAGGTCTACAAAATGATGTTGCAGCAACTGTATATACTTTTGGAAAAGCTTTAGGAATTCATGGTGCAGCTGTTGTAGGAAGTAGTCTTCTTAAAGACTATCTCATTAACTTCTCTCGTCCTTTTATTTATACAACTGCTCTACCTCCGCATGCGTTTACAATGATACACCTTGCTTATCAATACAACGAAAACGCTACAATTTCTAGAGAAAATCTCCAAGAGCTGATCGCCCATTTTCGAGAAAACGCCAGGAGCATGCAACTGCCTATACTTCAAGATAATGCAAATACTCCAATTCAATCCTTATGTATACCAGGAAGCACACAAGTGCGTAATGCAGCTAATAAACTACAAAATTCTGGATTTGATGTACGTCCTATTGTAAGCCCGACAGTAAAGCAAAAAGAAGAGTTATTACGTATCTGTCTTCACGCATTTAATACAAAAAGTGAAATCACAGAATTTTTGAATAAATTATATGAAATTCAAGAAAGCTTATGCATATTATCGTAG
- the bioD gene encoding dethiobiotin synthase, translating into MHIIVAGIDTEVGKTFVSAILTSLLQAEYWKPIQAGSLERSDSTIVQELSGALCHKEAYRFTHPLAAHQAAEIDNIFIHEDNISLPETQSTLIIETSGGFLSPCTPNSLQGDVFAKWPCYWVLVSKNYLGSINHTCLTIEAMQARNLNILGMVLNQYSEKEEKWLLNMTGVPFLGRLNHETTVSKETVQYYANLWKETWKFKEEKLCLTM; encoded by the coding sequence ATGCATATTATCGTAGCAGGAATTGATACAGAAGTAGGCAAAACTTTTGTTAGTGCAATCTTAACTAGTTTACTTCAAGCAGAGTATTGGAAACCGATACAAGCAGGATCTCTAGAACGTTCTGACAGCACGATAGTTCAGGAACTTTCAGGAGCTTTATGTCATAAAGAAGCTTACCGATTTACCCATCCCCTAGCGGCACATCAAGCAGCAGAAATTGATAATATTTTTATTCATGAAGACAATATCTCCCTCCCAGAAACACAATCTACATTGATTATTGAAACTTCTGGAGGATTTCTCTCACCATGCACACCAAACTCACTACAGGGAGATGTCTTTGCTAAATGGCCATGCTATTGGGTACTTGTTAGTAAAAATTATCTAGGGAGTATCAATCACACATGTTTAACAATAGAGGCCATGCAAGCAAGAAATTTAAATATTCTAGGTATGGTTCTTAATCAATACTCTGAGAAAGAAGAAAAATGGCTGCTTAATATGACAGGGGTTCCTTTTTTAGGACGTTTAAATCACGAAACTACTGTTTCTAAAGAAACAGTGCAATACTATGCGAATTTATGGAAGGAAACCTGGAAATTTAAAGAAGAAAAGCTATGCCTCACGATGTAA
- the bioA gene encoding adenosylmethionine--8-amino-7-oxononanoate transaminase, whose protein sequence is MPHDVKYTPTKTTCSKIWHPFAQPGLDHDPIHITRGEGAYLYTESGTAYLDAISSWWCNLHGHTHPHIAKKISEQAHQLEHVIFSNITHSPAEELSQKLTQILPEGLERCFFSDNGSCSIEIAMKIALQYFYNQGIKKTRFASLVNGYHGDTFGAMSVVGPADINKPFQSLFFPTDTIEPPYYGKEDISIQQAETLFSTGEITGFIYEPVLQGVAGMRVHNPEGLNTILEIAKHYGVLCIADEILTGFGRTGSLFASELMQIPPDIICLSKGLTGGFLPFAVTVVREEIYQAFVSNDRREAFLHGHTYTGNPLGCAAALASLDLTLSPQCRQQREMIENCHKHFQSHYGAHWQRCDVLGTMLAIDYPTSSLGYFSNLRDTLYNFFIENHIILRPLGNTIYVLPPYCIHEEDLHRIYHYLQEALCLRVQ, encoded by the coding sequence ATGCCTCACGATGTAAAATATACTCCCACAAAGACAACATGTTCTAAGATATGGCATCCCTTTGCTCAGCCCGGGTTAGATCATGATCCTATCCATATTACACGTGGAGAAGGTGCTTATCTTTACACAGAATCTGGAACAGCCTATCTCGATGCTATATCTTCTTGGTGGTGTAACCTCCATGGACACACTCATCCCCACATTGCCAAGAAGATCTCTGAGCAAGCACATCAATTAGAGCACGTAATTTTTTCTAACATTACACATTCTCCTGCTGAAGAGCTCTCACAAAAACTTACTCAAATTCTTCCAGAAGGTCTAGAACGTTGTTTCTTTTCTGATAATGGTTCCTGCTCTATAGAAATAGCAATGAAAATTGCCCTACAATACTTCTACAATCAAGGAATAAAAAAGACGCGTTTTGCATCTTTAGTAAATGGTTATCACGGAGACACTTTCGGTGCCATGTCTGTAGTAGGACCTGCGGATATAAACAAACCTTTCCAATCCTTATTTTTTCCTACGGACACTATAGAACCTCCTTACTACGGAAAAGAAGATATTTCTATACAACAAGCAGAAACTCTCTTTTCTACTGGAGAAATTACAGGATTTATTTATGAGCCCGTTTTACAAGGCGTGGCAGGTATGCGTGTACATAATCCTGAAGGATTGAATACTATCCTAGAAATCGCTAAACATTATGGTGTGCTATGCATAGCTGACGAAATTCTTACAGGATTTGGACGTACAGGGTCATTATTCGCCTCGGAACTTATGCAAATACCTCCTGACATAATTTGTCTTTCCAAGGGATTAACAGGAGGGTTTCTCCCCTTTGCTGTGACTGTAGTTCGAGAAGAGATTTATCAAGCTTTTGTATCTAATGACCGCAGAGAAGCATTTCTCCATGGCCATACCTATACAGGAAATCCCTTAGGGTGTGCGGCAGCTCTAGCTTCTTTAGATCTGACATTATCTCCTCAATGTAGACAACAACGAGAAATGATTGAGAATTGTCATAAACACTTCCAATCACATTATGGAGCACATTGGCAACGTTGTGATGTTTTAGGAACAATGCTTGCTATAGACTATCCTACATCCTCGTTAGGGTATTTTTCTAATCTACGTGACACGCTCTATAATTTTTTTATAGAAAACCACATAATCTTACGTCCTTTAGGAAATACTATTTACGTGCTTCCTCCTTATTGTATCCATGAGGAAGACCTTCATAGAATTTATCATTATCTCCAGGAGGCCCTATGCTTACGAGTACAATAA
- the aroA gene encoding 3-phosphoshikimate 1-carboxyvinyltransferase has protein sequence MLAYKISPSSISGNVCIPPSKSHTLRAIFWASVADGTSIIDNALESPDSAVMIQACEQLGAKIHKKSSSLEITGTSNLKLPKNTVIDAGSSGIVFRFFTAISAIFSEKITITGSSQLQRRPIAPLIRALENFGATFSYQGDLHTIPFSVSGPISSGYTEVLGDDSQYASALAMACSLAKGPFSFTIINPKEQPWFKLTLWWLEQLAIPYSQSEDTYSFLGKAQPKAFSYTVGGDFSSAAFLVAAALLSQSSHPTYLQNLNIDDIQGDKELFFLLQKLGANIVFENNTVIVFPSILSGGNIDMDPFIDALPILAVLCCFATSPSHLYNARGAKDKESDRIIAITEELQKMGACIQPCHDGLLINPSPLYGASMYSHNDHRIAMALSIAAMHASGDSTIFDTECIKKTFPNFIQILTSLHTNIQEYYGTVSVRATNSGKDLAGSCLC, from the coding sequence ATGCTTGCTTATAAGATTTCTCCCTCCTCTATTTCTGGGAATGTTTGTATTCCCCCATCGAAGTCCCATACTCTACGAGCAATTTTTTGGGCTTCTGTAGCTGATGGCACCTCAATAATAGATAATGCTTTGGAATCTCCTGATTCAGCAGTCATGATTCAAGCTTGCGAGCAACTTGGAGCAAAAATTCATAAAAAATCCTCATCTCTTGAAATTACAGGAACCTCGAATCTTAAATTACCAAAAAATACAGTTATCGATGCAGGGAGTTCAGGAATTGTTTTTCGTTTTTTCACAGCAATTTCAGCAATATTCTCTGAAAAAATAACAATTACAGGATCTTCTCAATTACAAAGGCGCCCCATAGCTCCATTAATCAGAGCCTTAGAAAATTTCGGAGCTACGTTTTCATATCAAGGAGATCTACACACAATCCCCTTCTCTGTTTCAGGGCCTATTTCTTCGGGATATACTGAAGTCTTAGGAGACGATTCGCAATATGCTTCGGCACTCGCAATGGCATGCTCTTTGGCTAAAGGTCCTTTCTCTTTTACTATAATCAATCCTAAAGAACAACCTTGGTTTAAATTGACCTTATGGTGGTTGGAACAATTGGCCATTCCCTATTCACAATCAGAGGATACCTATTCATTTTTAGGGAAAGCTCAACCCAAAGCTTTTTCCTATACTGTTGGAGGTGATTTTAGTAGTGCAGCATTTCTTGTCGCTGCTGCACTACTTTCGCAATCCTCACATCCCACATACTTACAAAATCTTAATATCGATGATATCCAGGGAGACAAAGAATTGTTCTTTCTCCTTCAAAAGCTAGGAGCAAATATTGTTTTTGAAAACAATACTGTTATTGTTTTCCCTTCAATACTTTCTGGTGGGAATATAGATATGGATCCCTTTATTGACGCCCTTCCTATCCTTGCAGTTCTATGTTGCTTTGCTACTTCCCCTTCACATCTATATAATGCTCGAGGAGCTAAGGACAAAGAAAGCGATCGTATTATTGCTATTACCGAAGAACTTCAAAAAATGGGCGCATGCATCCAACCTTGTCATGATGGTTTACTTATCAATCCTAGTCCACTATATGGAGCTTCTATGTATTCCCATAATGATCACAGAATAGCTATGGCGTTATCTATAGCAGCGATGCATGCCTCTGGAGATAGTACTATCTTTGATACTGAATGTATAAAAAAAACTTTTCCAAATTTTATACAGATTTTAACTTCCCTACACACAAATATTCAGGAATACTATGGAACTGTTTCTGTGCGGGCTACCAACAGTGGGAAAGACCTTGCTGGGTCGTGCCTTTGCTAA
- a CDS encoding shikimate kinase has translation MELFLCGLPTVGKTLLGRAFANYLSISFFDIDDLIVSNYGNELYSSACEIFQAVGEEAFTSLEVEALRSLPLESSVTALGGGTIMHQEACAIIKNRGTLIYLSLPVTEVYKRLLQRGLPERLKRAPNVEEILQQRIDHMQRVANYSFPLDHVDLLDKNSLLSACESLNTLLNQ, from the coding sequence ATGGAACTGTTTCTGTGCGGGCTACCAACAGTGGGAAAGACCTTGCTGGGTCGTGCCTTTGCTAATTATCTATCGATTTCTTTCTTTGATATTGATGATTTAATTGTAAGTAACTATGGCAACGAGCTATATTCCTCAGCATGCGAGATATTTCAAGCTGTTGGAGAAGAGGCGTTTACATCTTTAGAAGTAGAGGCCTTACGCTCTTTACCCCTAGAGAGTAGCGTTACGGCTTTAGGCGGGGGTACAATCATGCATCAAGAAGCTTGTGCTATAATTAAAAACAGGGGGACGTTGATCTATCTATCTCTTCCTGTTACTGAAGTTTATAAACGACTCTTGCAGCGCGGCCTTCCTGAAAGATTAAAGCGGGCACCCAATGTAGAAGAAATTTTACAACAACGTATAGATCATATGCAACGTGTAGCGAATTATAGTTTTCCTCTTGATCATGTAGATCTCCTAGACAAGAATTCGTTGTTATCTGCATGTGAATCTCTTAATACTTTACTAAATCAATGA
- the aroC gene encoding chorismate synthase: protein MRNRFGSLFSLTTWGESHGPSIGVVIDGCPAGLLLEPEDFIPAMSRRSPGRPGTSSRKETDSVHVLSGIYQGKTTGTPISLQIFNTDVESDVYHKQDDRYRPGHGQFAYEKKYGIVDPLGGGRSSARETACRVAAGVIAGKILAHYDIYSLAFLSKIGKESIEEYPKFSKEFAQSIYSSPFLSPLDNDSVFQILTNLETEQDSLGGVVSFITSPIHESLGEPVFNKVQAVLASALMSIPAAKGFEIGLGFTSADRFGSEYIDPFIIEDRNISMGSNNCGGSLGGITVGMPLNGRVAFKPTSSIKKPCFTVTKTQEPAIYATQKEGRHDPCVAIRAVGVVEAMVNLVLADLLLQQRCARL from the coding sequence ATGAGAAATCGATTCGGTTCTTTATTTTCTCTGACCACGTGGGGAGAATCTCACGGACCCTCTATTGGGGTTGTTATTGACGGTTGTCCTGCAGGTTTACTGCTTGAACCTGAGGATTTCATTCCCGCAATGTCACGTAGATCTCCGGGAAGACCCGGAACATCCTCTCGCAAAGAAACCGATAGCGTTCACGTTCTTTCTGGAATATATCAAGGAAAGACAACAGGAACACCTATTTCCCTCCAAATTTTCAATACCGATGTAGAAAGTGATGTATACCACAAACAAGATGATCGTTATCGTCCTGGTCATGGACAATTTGCTTACGAAAAAAAATATGGTATTGTAGATCCCCTGGGGGGAGGAAGATCGTCCGCCCGAGAAACAGCGTGTCGTGTAGCTGCAGGGGTTATCGCAGGAAAAATTCTTGCTCACTATGATATTTATTCTTTAGCTTTCTTATCCAAAATCGGAAAAGAATCTATTGAAGAATATCCAAAATTCTCTAAAGAATTTGCGCAAAGTATCTATAGCTCTCCTTTCCTTTCTCCTCTAGACAACGATTCTGTTTTCCAAATATTAACTAATCTAGAAACCGAACAAGACTCTTTAGGTGGAGTAGTATCTTTTATCACTTCCCCTATTCATGAAAGTCTTGGCGAGCCAGTATTTAATAAAGTACAGGCAGTTTTAGCATCAGCACTTATGAGTATCCCCGCTGCCAAGGGATTTGAAATTGGCTTAGGATTTACTTCTGCTGATAGATTCGGATCAGAATATATTGATCCATTTATCATTGAGGATAGAAATATCTCTATGGGCTCAAATAACTGTGGAGGCTCGCTCGGAGGAATTACTGTAGGAATGCCTCTGAATGGACGCGTAGCATTTAAACCTACATCTTCAATTAAGAAACCCTGCTTTACAGTAACAAAAACTCAAGAACCAGCTATTTATGCCACACAAAAAGAAGGTCGCCATGATCCTTGTGTAGCTATAAGGGCTGTAGGTGTTGTAGAAGCGATGGTAAATCTTGTTCTTGCTGATTTATTACTACAACAACGATGTGCTAGGCTATGA
- the aroB gene encoding 3-dehydroquinate synthase — MIENFISNPHNVKLVEDFFNKKLFSSISTNFPIVIISDLHVAEEILPPILDFMDSLDYKVILLTFPPGEKNKTWEIFISLQNQLVDQDVSLGSTIIGIGGGIVLDMAGFLASTYCRGVQLFLIPTTMTAMIDASIGGKNGINLRGLKNRLGTFYPPKDVWICPEFLTTLPRREWFHGISESIKHGCIADAYIWEFLHNYSDMLFSSREILNEFIKRNCMIKAAIVAKDPKDKNLRKILNFGHTIAHAIETLSKGYIPHGLAVSVGMMIEMKISLESGIMKNPYLIEQLYNLLKHFCLPTTLEELRSLIPQHLHNGFYNPENIIHTLGYDKKNLSKKAVRMVMIEHLGRVAPYNGTYCATPKMDILYEVLKSECHVMCNN; from the coding sequence ATGATAGAGAACTTTATCTCCAATCCGCATAACGTTAAACTTGTAGAGGATTTCTTCAATAAGAAGTTATTTTCTTCAATATCTACAAACTTTCCTATTGTAATTATTAGCGATCTCCATGTAGCAGAAGAAATTCTTCCTCCCATCTTAGATTTCATGGATTCTTTAGACTATAAGGTAATCCTACTGACATTCCCTCCTGGAGAAAAAAATAAAACATGGGAAATCTTTATTTCCCTACAAAATCAGCTTGTTGATCAAGATGTCTCTTTAGGATCTACAATTATTGGTATTGGCGGGGGTATAGTTTTAGACATGGCCGGCTTCCTGGCTTCTACATATTGTCGAGGAGTTCAGCTATTTTTAATTCCTACAACAATGACAGCTATGATTGACGCAAGCATTGGTGGGAAAAACGGTATCAATCTAAGGGGATTAAAAAATCGTCTAGGAACTTTTTATCCTCCGAAAGATGTGTGGATATGTCCTGAGTTCTTAACGACATTACCAAGGAGAGAATGGTTTCATGGAATTTCTGAATCCATAAAGCACGGATGTATTGCGGATGCATATATATGGGAATTTTTGCATAACTATAGTGATATGCTCTTCTCTTCAAGGGAAATTCTGAATGAGTTTATTAAAAGAAACTGCATGATTAAAGCTGCTATCGTCGCTAAAGATCCTAAAGATAAGAATCTAAGAAAAATACTCAATTTCGGTCATACGATTGCCCATGCAATAGAAACATTATCCAAAGGGTACATCCCTCATGGATTAGCAGTAAGTGTAGGAATGATGATAGAAATGAAAATTTCTCTAGAATCAGGGATTATGAAAAATCCTTATCTTATTGAGCAATTATATAATTTATTAAAACATTTCTGTTTGCCTACAACTCTTGAAGAACTACGATCTCTGATTCCACAACATCTTCATAACGGATTTTATAATCCGGAAAATATTATCCACACACTCGGTTATGATAAGAAAAACCTATCGAAAAAAGCCGTAAGAATGGTCATGATAGAACATTTAGGAAGAGTTGCTCCATATAATGGCACCTATTGTGCAACACCAAAAATGGATATCCTTTATGAAGTTCTAAAAAGTGAATGTCATGTTATGTGCAACAATTAG